In Fastidiosipila sp., the following are encoded in one genomic region:
- a CDS encoding MATE family efflux transporter yields MQNKKQLDLLKGRILPTVVKLAMPIMATSFVGLAYNLTDMFWVSSLGERAVAAVGSAGILFWLVESLFALPRIGGQVLVGQSLGAGDLQEARSWARAALRAGYLMAALLTLAFVSFQGPLTSIFHFNDLETIVRTETYLWIVGLGMIAHVGGRLYSAILTASGNSFTPFVIFVTGLTLNMILDPLFILHFRMDVAGAALATLLSETVAFGLMLTAVRRNEYFARLRLFSDPLEIRRLKPITKLGAPVAMQSGVHAVVTILISRMVVRFGDLAVAAQRLGTQVESISWMTADGFAAAVNAFMAQNFGAGKHTRVRRGYWSGFWLVFAICTVTSLILLFFGAPIVAIFFKDPLALGHGADYLHILSASQLLMGIQLLTSSAFAALGQSLLPSILVTGLMVSRIPLGTYLSGTALGVSGIWWSFSITSNLAGLVLLIALPLYMRKLERRPVTAMASLKP; encoded by the coding sequence ATGCAAAACAAAAAACAGCTCGACCTGCTCAAGGGCCGTATTCTGCCGACGGTAGTCAAGCTGGCCATGCCTATCATGGCCACTTCTTTTGTCGGTTTGGCTTACAACTTGACCGATATGTTCTGGGTCTCCTCCCTGGGCGAGCGTGCGGTGGCGGCTGTCGGATCAGCCGGCATTCTTTTTTGGCTGGTGGAGAGCCTGTTCGCTCTGCCCCGGATCGGAGGCCAGGTCCTGGTGGGCCAGTCGCTGGGAGCCGGCGATTTGCAGGAAGCCAGAAGCTGGGCCCGCGCTGCACTCCGGGCAGGTTATTTAATGGCGGCCTTGCTGACCCTTGCTTTTGTGTCCTTTCAAGGTCCTCTGACATCGATTTTTCATTTCAATGATCTTGAGACCATCGTTCGAACGGAAACTTACCTGTGGATTGTAGGCCTTGGCATGATCGCCCATGTCGGCGGCAGACTTTACAGCGCCATCCTTACCGCTTCCGGCAACAGTTTCACCCCCTTTGTCATTTTTGTCACAGGCCTGACCCTCAACATGATTCTTGACCCGCTTTTCATCCTTCACTTCCGGATGGATGTGGCCGGCGCCGCACTGGCAACCCTCCTGTCGGAGACTGTGGCTTTCGGCCTGATGCTGACGGCTGTCAGGCGCAATGAATATTTTGCCCGCCTGCGCCTGTTCAGCGATCCGCTGGAAATCCGCCGGCTGAAGCCAATCACCAAGCTGGGAGCTCCTGTTGCCATGCAATCCGGCGTGCACGCGGTTGTCACCATTCTGATCTCACGCATGGTAGTCCGCTTTGGCGACCTGGCCGTCGCAGCCCAGCGGCTGGGCACACAGGTTGAGAGCATTTCCTGGATGACGGCTGACGGCTTTGCCGCGGCGGTCAACGCCTTCATGGCACAAAACTTCGGTGCCGGGAAACACACCCGTGTGCGTCGCGGATACTGGTCCGGTTTTTGGCTGGTATTTGCCATCTGTACGGTCACCTCTTTGATCCTGCTGTTTTTCGGCGCCCCCATCGTAGCCATCTTCTTCAAAGATCCCCTGGCACTTGGCCACGGCGCAGACTATCTGCATATTCTGTCTGCCTCCCAGCTTCTGATGGGTATCCAGCTGTTGACCAGTTCTGCCTTTGCAGCCCTCGGCCAGTCACTTTTGCCGTCCATCCTCGTAACCGGACTCATGGTTTCACGTATCCCGCTCGGCACTTATCTTTCTGGCACAGCCTTGGGCGTGAGCGGTATCTGGTGGTCATTTTCCATTACAAGCAACCTGGCCGGCCTGGTCCTGCTCATTGCCCTGCCACTCTACATGCGAAAACTTGAAAGACGGCCGGTCACCGCCATGGCCTCCCTGAAGCCCTGA
- the ruvX gene encoding Holliday junction resolvase RuvX codes for MPRRVLGVDFGTRRVGVAVSDPMRLFARRLVTLERVRGDGEGPVSEIAALCAEYNADTVVIGFPARTDGRDSETGALAAAFADALRQVAGCRVELYDERYTSVLASRIISETVRKKKKRDKSLVDRIAAEILLQDWLDREKGGLTAGPAGS; via the coding sequence ATGCCGCGGCGTGTTTTGGGTGTTGACTTCGGTACGCGCCGGGTGGGTGTTGCCGTAAGCGACCCCATGCGTCTTTTTGCCCGGCGCCTGGTAACGCTGGAACGGGTCCGCGGGGACGGTGAGGGGCCTGTCAGCGAAATAGCCGCCTTGTGCGCAGAATACAATGCGGATACTGTGGTGATTGGCTTTCCCGCCCGGACTGATGGCAGGGATTCCGAGACAGGTGCGCTGGCTGCGGCTTTTGCCGACGCCCTGCGACAGGTTGCCGGATGCAGGGTTGAACTCTATGATGAGCGATACACCTCGGTACTGGCTTCCCGCATCATATCCGAAACAGTCAGGAAGAAGAAAAAGCGGGATAAAAGCCTGGTCGACCGCATTGCAGCGGAGATTCTTCTGCAGGACTGGCTCGACCGCGAGAAGGGCGGTCTGACTGCGGGCCCGGCCGGATCGTGA
- a CDS encoding CPBP family intramembrane metalloprotease has product MVQNTEEYIHRTQEPAVGGPPSRGKRRISAGTFLIPLVFMLLHHAVLNGISLARAFSYLLSNPALGAELRANPKDSSILLKILVESKTMIYASLFGMIILIPIYSFYLYRRRKKQDLPSLFKTVTWVQSLSSVAIILGALGLTQLWMAILGSFDQASAIGRLFQNYLDKMVLFDAASSVSALDFAATVLLVPIGEELLFRGIVQGALGKSFPAAVSVAGTTVLFALFHLDLIQGSYVLIAGFALSLACYLTRSIIVPIAMHMVFNFIGSGWLFRLTGAGRQAEEIIVCTLYAFILIGFAGVLVLRRTGGKQGGAV; this is encoded by the coding sequence ATGGTGCAAAACACGGAAGAATACATCCATCGCACTCAGGAGCCTGCGGTTGGCGGGCCGCCTTCCCGCGGGAAAAGGCGGATTTCCGCCGGGACCTTTCTCATCCCTTTGGTTTTCATGCTCTTGCACCATGCCGTCTTGAACGGCATCTCTCTCGCGCGTGCCTTTTCCTACCTCTTGTCCAACCCGGCTCTTGGGGCCGAGCTCCGTGCGAACCCCAAGGACAGTTCGATCCTGCTGAAGATTCTGGTCGAAAGCAAAACCATGATCTACGCCTCACTTTTTGGCATGATCATCCTTATCCCCATTTATAGTTTCTATCTTTACCGGCGAAGAAAAAAGCAGGATCTGCCTTCTCTCTTTAAAACAGTAACCTGGGTACAGTCGCTGAGTTCTGTTGCGATCATCCTGGGAGCTCTGGGCCTGACCCAGCTCTGGATGGCAATTCTTGGCTCCTTCGATCAGGCGTCGGCCATCGGCCGGCTCTTTCAGAACTACCTGGACAAGATGGTCCTGTTTGATGCCGCCTCATCGGTGTCAGCCCTTGACTTCGCTGCGACCGTGCTGCTGGTCCCCATTGGTGAGGAGCTCCTCTTTCGCGGCATCGTCCAGGGAGCGCTTGGCAAAAGTTTTCCGGCTGCCGTGTCAGTGGCCGGAACGACAGTCCTTTTCGCCCTCTTTCATCTGGACCTGATCCAGGGTTCCTATGTCCTGATTGCCGGTTTCGCCTTGTCACTGGCCTGTTATTTGACGCGCAGCATTATCGTTCCCATTGCCATGCATATGGTCTTCAACTTCATTGGATCCGGTTGGCTGTTCCGTTTAACAGGAGCGGGGAGGCAGGCAGAGGAAATCATCGTCTGCACACTTTACGCTTTCATTTTAATCGGATTCGCCGGTGTGCTGGTTTTGCGCAGAACCGGCGGAAAGCAAGGCGGGGCGGTCTGA
- a CDS encoding DUF1292 domain-containing protein, producing the protein MTGTSRKRKPPRERSLGRNDRGSAGDGLLAILVDERNGREYYVSILDTFSVRGQAYTVMYNYEPDDGSRANPELVIMRSWKDESGEHVFSSVTSRKELDRAFEIFFERYAGSLSRP; encoded by the coding sequence ATGACGGGGACATCCCGGAAGCGTAAGCCGCCGCGCGAACGCTCCCTTGGGAGAAATGACCGGGGAAGTGCGGGGGACGGCCTTCTTGCTATTCTCGTGGATGAACGGAACGGCCGTGAGTACTACGTGTCGATTCTGGACACATTTTCCGTGAGGGGCCAGGCCTACACCGTCATGTACAACTACGAGCCTGACGACGGATCCAGGGCCAATCCTGAGCTGGTCATCATGCGTTCGTGGAAAGATGAGAGCGGTGAACATGTTTTTTCATCTGTCACAAGCAGGAAAGAGCTCGACCGCGCCTTTGAGATTTTTTTTGAACGGTATGCCGGCTCGCTCTCCCGCCCGTGA
- the mtaB gene encoding tRNA (N(6)-L-threonylcarbamoyladenosine(37)-C(2))-methylthiotransferase MtaB, which translates to MIFAVAALGCKTNQYEMDALAEKLRSMGLTPAASGCKADLYVLNTCAVTGEAERKSRQLLRRYRRENPRALIVACGCGAQRSDLTSLADLVIGTRLRDRLPDLILEAAENKSGRPINLVQPALTGASYEELGATAVPGETRAYLKIQDGCDNRCAYCAICLARGPARNRAVDKILEEAEDLARRGFAEIVLTGTNINAFGPDMGERDGSLDLAGLLALLDKVEGIRRIRLGSLESGTITPRFIERLSALDHLCPSFHLSLQSGSDRILRAMKRRDTTDQYREAVSLLRTQFPGAGITTDLIVGFPGENDQDFEQTLAFCHEIGFLRIHVFRFSPRPGTSASAMAGRVSKETAAQRSRILRDTARELAVSAIRDRLGQSREVLVERMDRKGRALGYSPEYIQVIGEAAGPQTTPPVRGQVRAMRLLGVEGEAALASIL; encoded by the coding sequence ATGATATTCGCAGTTGCCGCACTTGGCTGCAAAACAAATCAATATGAAATGGATGCCCTGGCGGAGAAGCTTCGCAGCATGGGCCTGACACCGGCTGCTTCCGGCTGCAAGGCAGATCTTTACGTCCTTAACACCTGCGCGGTGACAGGGGAGGCAGAAAGAAAATCCCGCCAGCTTCTGCGGCGTTATCGGAGAGAGAATCCCCGGGCCCTGATTGTCGCCTGCGGTTGCGGTGCCCAGCGCAGTGATCTGACCTCCCTGGCGGACCTTGTGATCGGCACCCGTTTAAGGGACCGGCTGCCGGATCTGATTCTTGAAGCGGCCGAAAACAAAAGCGGCCGTCCTATTAATCTCGTCCAGCCCGCGCTGACCGGGGCGTCTTATGAGGAGCTGGGTGCCACGGCGGTGCCCGGGGAAACGCGGGCCTATTTAAAAATTCAGGACGGGTGCGACAACCGATGCGCTTACTGCGCCATCTGTCTGGCGAGAGGGCCGGCCAGGAACCGGGCCGTGGACAAGATTCTCGAAGAGGCAGAGGATCTTGCCCGGCGGGGTTTTGCGGAAATTGTCCTGACTGGGACCAACATCAATGCTTTCGGTCCTGACATGGGGGAAAGGGACGGATCCTTGGACCTGGCGGGCCTTCTTGCCTTGCTCGACAAGGTGGAGGGAATCAGACGTATCAGGCTCGGTTCGCTGGAATCAGGAACCATCACGCCGCGATTCATTGAGCGCCTGTCCGCCCTGGATCATCTCTGCCCCTCCTTTCACCTTTCACTACAAAGCGGCTCGGACCGGATTCTCCGGGCTATGAAACGGCGTGACACCACAGATCAGTACCGGGAGGCCGTCAGTCTGCTGCGGACACAGTTTCCCGGGGCAGGGATCACAACGGACCTGATCGTTGGCTTTCCGGGCGAGAATGATCAGGATTTTGAGCAAACGCTCGCTTTTTGCCATGAAATCGGTTTTTTGAGGATCCATGTCTTCCGTTTTTCCCCGCGGCCGGGCACGTCGGCCTCGGCCATGGCCGGCCGGGTCTCAAAAGAGACGGCGGCACAGCGGTCCCGGATCCTGCGTGACACCGCCCGGGAGCTGGCCGTCAGCGCCATTCGGGACCGCCTGGGTCAAAGCCGGGAGGTTCTGGTTGAAAGGATGGACAGGAAGGGCAGGGCGCTGGGCTACAGTCCCGAATACATTCAGGTAATCGGAGAAGCAGCAGGTCCGCAAACAACCCCTCCCGTGCGGGGACAGGTCCGTGCCATGCGCCTTCTGGGCGTGGAGGGGGAGGCGGCCCTGGCATCGATCCTCTAG
- the rsxC gene encoding electron transport complex subunit RsxC — protein MNLLGLSRSIHPKDNKNTAGMAITPLSGFSKVTIPLNMQIGPGCEAIVAKGDHVDVGQPLGRPTGPWSVPVHASVSGQVASISDEIWSDGSLAKYVTIIPDGLDTVSPEVKPPVITDKASFLEAVRNSGLVGLGGAAFPAHIKLNPPADKPVDTLIVNAAECEPYITADCAVCCNDPDEVVAGTLATAKWCGFDQVIFGIEDNKPDGARALQEAIDRQRNHPDWPRNGMTLKVLKTAYPTGAEKVLIHLLNGRVVPEGGLPCDVGVVVHNVSTLHFLARYLKTGMPLIKKVVTVDGSAVAEPGNFEVPIGATIEEVIEKAGGTKSNPGKIIMGGPMMGVTVDELTRPIVKHNNAILIFNEEEAALPEESACILCGRCIRACPMKLMPMALDKAARALSVKELNDRHVLTCIECGSCSYVCPAKRYLVQNIRNGKALVQAAAAASAGKGGKS, from the coding sequence ATGAACTTACTTGGATTGTCCCGGTCCATTCACCCGAAAGACAACAAGAACACGGCCGGAATGGCGATTACCCCGCTTTCCGGTTTTTCAAAAGTCACCATCCCGCTCAACATGCAGATCGGCCCCGGATGTGAAGCCATCGTCGCCAAGGGCGATCATGTCGACGTCGGCCAGCCGCTCGGCAGACCGACCGGGCCCTGGAGTGTTCCGGTCCACGCCAGTGTTTCGGGTCAAGTCGCCTCCATCAGTGACGAGATCTGGAGCGACGGAAGCCTGGCCAAATACGTCACCATCATTCCCGACGGCCTGGACACGGTCAGCCCGGAAGTCAAACCTCCGGTTATTACCGACAAGGCGAGTTTTCTCGAGGCGGTGCGAAACTCGGGCCTGGTCGGCCTTGGCGGTGCGGCCTTTCCCGCCCATATCAAGCTTAACCCCCCTGCAGACAAGCCGGTCGATACCCTGATTGTCAACGCGGCGGAGTGCGAACCATACATCACAGCTGATTGCGCCGTCTGCTGCAACGATCCTGATGAGGTGGTGGCGGGGACCCTGGCAACGGCCAAGTGGTGCGGGTTTGACCAGGTTATTTTCGGCATTGAGGACAACAAACCGGACGGAGCCCGCGCCCTGCAGGAGGCCATAGACAGACAGCGGAATCATCCGGACTGGCCCAGGAACGGCATGACCCTCAAAGTGCTGAAGACCGCTTACCCCACGGGAGCTGAAAAAGTTCTGATCCACCTGCTCAACGGCAGGGTTGTTCCGGAAGGAGGCTTGCCCTGCGACGTAGGGGTCGTCGTGCACAACGTCTCCACCCTCCATTTCCTGGCACGCTATCTGAAAACGGGCATGCCCCTGATCAAGAAGGTGGTCACAGTTGACGGCAGCGCCGTCGCGGAACCCGGCAATTTCGAAGTGCCCATCGGTGCCACGATTGAAGAGGTTATCGAGAAAGCGGGCGGGACCAAGTCAAACCCCGGAAAAATCATCATGGGCGGGCCCATGATGGGTGTCACCGTCGATGAACTCACCCGCCCCATCGTCAAACACAACAATGCCATCCTTATCTTTAATGAAGAAGAAGCGGCCCTGCCTGAGGAGTCGGCCTGCATCCTTTGCGGGCGCTGCATCCGGGCCTGCCCTATGAAGCTGATGCCCATGGCCCTTGACAAAGCTGCCCGTGCACTCAGTGTCAAGGAGCTGAACGACCGCCATGTCCTGACTTGTATTGAGTGCGGAAGCTGCTCTTATGTCTGCCCCGCCAAACGCTACCTGGTCCAGAATATCCGCAACGGGAAGGCGCTGGTGCAGGCTGCCGCAGCGGCCTCAGCGGGAAAAGGAGGGAAATCGTAA
- a CDS encoding IreB family regulatory phosphoprotein, which translates to MEEQDTNRFEIGSEKRLAAHQIMAEVMKALEEKGYDPINQLVGYFLSGDPTYITSHLGARGVIRRLERDELLEVVIRDYVERL; encoded by the coding sequence ATGGAAGAACAGGATACGAACCGCTTTGAAATCGGCAGTGAGAAACGTCTGGCCGCCCACCAGATTATGGCTGAGGTAATGAAGGCGCTCGAGGAAAAAGGTTATGACCCGATCAATCAGCTGGTCGGCTATTTTCTTTCCGGAGATCCCACTTACATTACCAGTCACCTTGGCGCCCGCGGGGTAATTCGCCGCCTGGAACGTGATGAACTGCTGGAAGTCGTCATCAGGGATTACGTCGAACGGCTCTGA
- the secG gene encoding preprotein translocase subunit SecG, which produces MKAAQITFIVLDILTCIGLIVTVMMQESKSRGLGVLSGDSGSSDTFYGKTKGRTKEGILKKLTTGFAIAFAVFTLVLYLLTGRGA; this is translated from the coding sequence ATGAAAGCTGCGCAGATCACATTCATCGTTCTCGACATTCTGACCTGCATCGGCCTGATCGTGACGGTCATGATGCAGGAGAGCAAATCGAGGGGACTTGGTGTACTTTCCGGTGATTCCGGAAGCTCGGACACCTTTTACGGCAAGACAAAGGGCCGGACCAAGGAAGGTATCCTGAAAAAACTGACCACCGGCTTTGCCATTGCCTTTGCTGTTTTTACACTGGTTCTCTACCTGCTGACCGGGCGCGGTGCCTGA
- a CDS encoding DUF1292 domain-containing protein — translation MKNFQVLYMAEDEHDYSGEEEVDELFDEDAYVVLTDTETGEDYSFIMADTFSHDGEEYCVLVDPSEGDEDEMSLFFMKFVAGDDGEEVLVGLDEDEDEAVYQAYQALLEECDHDGDIPEA, via the coding sequence ATGAAAAATTTTCAGGTACTCTACATGGCGGAAGATGAGCATGACTACTCCGGTGAAGAAGAGGTCGATGAACTTTTCGACGAAGACGCCTACGTTGTTTTAACCGATACGGAGACCGGGGAAGATTATTCTTTCATCATGGCGGATACCTTTTCCCACGATGGGGAGGAATACTGTGTGCTGGTCGACCCGTCCGAAGGTGACGAAGATGAGATGAGCCTTTTCTTTATGAAATTTGTCGCCGGAGACGATGGAGAGGAAGTATTGGTAGGCCTCGACGAGGACGAGGATGAGGCTGTTTACCAGGCCTACCAGGCCTTGCTGGAAGAATGCGACCATGACGGGGACATCCCGGAAGCGTAA
- a CDS encoding RnfABCDGE type electron transport complex subunit D, protein MLHVSASPHIRDRVTTRSIMLHVIIALIPVIIASFFIFGLKGPMLFVFSAAVSAGFEALSRVVMKREQTVGDLSAIVTGLLLAASLPAGTPLWVLITGDFVAIVVIKQMFGGLGDNFANPAVTARIVLSVSFAGQVASYSVADKLAGIDLISQATPLMVAKEGSQAIPSLLDLFLGNHAGCIGETSIAALLAGGIFLLVTGVIDIWAPLTFIGTTVLFSWATGADPLLHLMSGALILAAFFMVTDYVTTPTTIPGKIIFGVGAGLITGLLRIYSAMPEGVSFAILFMNILTPHIERWTAPRALGGIKHAKAK, encoded by the coding sequence ATGCTTCACGTCTCAGCTTCGCCGCATATCCGCGACCGCGTCACCACGCGTTCCATCATGCTGCATGTCATCATCGCGCTGATTCCTGTGATCATCGCATCTTTCTTCATATTCGGACTCAAAGGACCCATGCTCTTTGTCTTCAGTGCCGCCGTATCGGCCGGCTTTGAAGCACTTTCCCGTGTCGTCATGAAACGGGAGCAAACCGTCGGTGACCTGTCGGCCATCGTCACCGGCCTGCTCCTGGCTGCCAGCCTGCCAGCCGGCACACCGCTCTGGGTTCTGATCACGGGCGACTTTGTTGCCATCGTGGTCATTAAGCAGATGTTCGGCGGCCTGGGTGACAACTTCGCCAACCCGGCTGTCACTGCCCGCATCGTTTTGTCCGTCTCCTTTGCCGGCCAGGTGGCCAGCTATTCTGTTGCTGACAAACTGGCGGGCATTGACCTGATATCGCAGGCAACTCCGCTCATGGTGGCCAAGGAAGGCTCCCAGGCAATACCCTCCTTGCTGGATCTTTTCCTCGGCAATCACGCGGGCTGCATTGGAGAGACATCCATCGCCGCCTTGCTGGCCGGAGGAATTTTTCTCCTGGTCACAGGCGTCATCGACATCTGGGCACCCCTCACCTTTATCGGCACCACCGTCCTCTTCTCCTGGGCTACCGGTGCCGATCCGCTCCTCCATCTCATGTCGGGCGCTTTGATCCTGGCCGCCTTCTTCATGGTGACCGACTATGTCACGACACCCACAACCATCCCGGGCAAGATCATTTTCGGCGTAGGCGCCGGCCTGATCACCGGTTTATTAAGGATTTACAGCGCCATGCCGGAAGGGGTCTCATTTGCCATTTTATTCATGAATATCCTGACGCCCCACATTGAACGCTGGACAGCACCAAGGGCCCTCGGAGGTATTAAACATGCCAAAGCCAAATAA
- a CDS encoding nicotinate-nucleotide--dimethylbenzimidazole phosphoribosyltransferase: protein MKAYSRADFLLELANRPGLDEERIQEVSREWARRQGTPSLLAANHARLAGWIASIPFDVRQRALFLFASESRIMEEGGLAAHQDLPLSEEVRLLAGGKQAVNGLAELTHTQLVTVNLGTGKPDRVKGTVHVPVSDGGANNIMADDAMTEETMMTAIRVGMELVSQAFDQDFTLLSADGLSEGSEVTATAMLSVLFDRPPEALMERGENLPDPVFYRRSQILAEAISRRAPNPHNTFDVLKKLGSLEIAAITGFFAGAALYGMPVLLGGTVPLTAALTLVRLIPETRPLFFATLPPADPGGELALRELGLTPLVDDRTPSAGRGSALYVTPLLDLICSLYNGFQDPLG from the coding sequence GTGAAAGCTTATTCAAGGGCAGACTTTCTTCTGGAATTGGCCAATCGGCCTGGACTTGATGAAGAAAGGATCCAGGAAGTTTCCCGGGAATGGGCCCGGAGGCAGGGGACACCCAGCCTTCTGGCAGCCAATCACGCGCGCCTGGCAGGCTGGATCGCCTCGATTCCCTTCGATGTCAGGCAACGGGCGCTTTTTCTTTTCGCGTCTGAAAGCCGGATCATGGAAGAAGGCGGTCTCGCAGCTCATCAGGATCTGCCGCTTTCGGAAGAAGTCCGGCTGCTGGCCGGGGGTAAGCAAGCGGTCAACGGGCTGGCTGAGCTGACCCATACTCAGCTGGTCACGGTCAATTTGGGCACGGGCAAGCCAGATCGGGTCAAGGGCACCGTCCATGTGCCGGTCTCGGATGGAGGTGCAAACAACATCATGGCGGATGACGCCATGACCGAGGAGACCATGATGACGGCCATCAGGGTGGGCATGGAGCTGGTCTCACAGGCCTTCGACCAGGACTTTACACTTCTTTCGGCCGATGGCCTGTCAGAAGGCTCGGAAGTAACTGCCACGGCCATGCTGTCGGTTCTTTTTGACCGGCCGCCCGAGGCCCTCATGGAAAGAGGGGAAAACCTGCCGGATCCTGTGTTTTACAGGAGAAGCCAGATCCTGGCCGAAGCCATCAGCCGCAGAGCTCCCAACCCGCACAACACGTTTGATGTCCTGAAAAAGCTGGGCAGCCTGGAAATCGCGGCCATAACAGGCTTTTTTGCGGGAGCAGCCCTATACGGAATGCCGGTTCTCCTCGGGGGCACGGTCCCGCTGACAGCGGCCCTGACCCTGGTCAGACTGATCCCCGAAACGCGGCCGCTCTTTTTCGCGACCTTGCCGCCGGCAGACCCGGGCGGTGAACTGGCGCTTCGGGAGCTTGGCCTGACGCCCCTGGTCGATGACCGGACACCATCCGCCGGCCGGGGAAGCGCGCTTTATGTGACGCCCCTGCTGGATCTGATCTGCAGCCTGTATAATGGGTTCCAGGATCCGCTTGGGTGA
- a CDS encoding undecaprenyl-diphosphate phosphatase, producing MAWLDVLKSVLYGIVEGITEWLPISSTGHLLILERLVPFRAGGDAISNQRFFSFFLVVIQLGAVLAVVVTFWQQLWPFRQRRLDGDLTGSGQVSGKNSLSLWIDHKILRLWIMILIACVPAAIIGVLFDEKIEAIFYNSWTVAVMLIVVGLAFLVIELYIRWKRRQPSIQSTEQIDWKAALLIGLFQLIAAILPGTSRSGATILGGLLIGMSRPVAATFTFFLAVPVMAGASLLKVMRIGLDFNLVQWLSIFAGMGVAYLVSVLTIRFLLDFVRRHDFRIFAFYRILLGGILIAATLTGLLR from the coding sequence ATGGCTTGGCTGGATGTTTTAAAAAGTGTTTTATATGGAATTGTGGAGGGCATAACCGAGTGGCTGCCTATCAGCAGTACGGGTCATCTCCTGATTTTGGAGCGCCTGGTCCCTTTCAGGGCGGGCGGAGATGCCATCAGCAATCAGCGGTTTTTTTCTTTTTTCCTGGTCGTCATCCAACTGGGGGCGGTCTTGGCCGTTGTGGTGACTTTTTGGCAGCAACTTTGGCCCTTCCGGCAAAGGAGGCTTGATGGGGATTTGACCGGGAGTGGGCAGGTTTCGGGAAAAAATTCACTTTCCCTGTGGATCGATCACAAGATCCTTCGGCTCTGGATCATGATTCTGATTGCCTGCGTGCCCGCGGCCATCATTGGTGTGCTTTTTGACGAAAAGATTGAAGCCATCTTCTACAATTCCTGGACGGTGGCTGTCATGCTGATTGTCGTGGGTCTGGCCTTCCTGGTGATCGAGCTCTATATCCGTTGGAAGCGCCGCCAGCCCTCCATCCAGTCGACAGAACAGATTGACTGGAAGGCGGCTCTCTTGATCGGTCTCTTTCAGCTGATTGCGGCCATCCTGCCCGGCACATCCCGCTCCGGCGCCACCATCCTGGGAGGCCTGCTGATCGGCATGTCAAGGCCTGTGGCTGCCACTTTTACCTTTTTCCTGGCTGTCCCGGTCATGGCCGGGGCCAGTCTTTTGAAGGTCATGAGGATCGGCCTTGACTTCAACCTGGTCCAGTGGCTTTCCATATTTGCCGGCATGGGGGTGGCCTATCTGGTTTCTGTTCTCACCATCCGTTTCCTCCTGGACTTCGTCCGACGCCACGATTTCCGAATCTTTGCCTTCTACCGGATTCTCCTTGGCGGTATCCTGATCGCCGCCACCTTGACAGGATTGTTGAGGTAG
- a CDS encoding FMN-binding protein: MPKPNKNKEKAKAKIPVIERGPMPALILVVICTVCVALLALTATMTADAIAKQEQMAHGSGKQALFPDAAEFPEESADEAIAGIPGAIAIDLTAEDFENVTGVGRAVDADGEVVGVLISAASKGYHGPVPVTVGFSLSGEITGLLVDASEETAGLGQEVGDASFTDQFIGRTTDDKFSVDFVSAATISSVSVVKSVKLASAVFDAFMGKGGD, encoded by the coding sequence ATGCCAAAGCCAAATAAGAATAAAGAAAAAGCAAAAGCCAAAATCCCTGTTATCGAGCGCGGACCCATGCCCGCCCTGATCCTGGTCGTTATCTGTACGGTCTGTGTCGCCCTTCTGGCCTTGACCGCCACCATGACAGCCGATGCCATTGCCAAACAGGAACAGATGGCGCACGGTTCAGGCAAACAGGCGCTCTTCCCCGACGCTGCCGAATTCCCGGAGGAAAGTGCGGATGAGGCCATTGCCGGGATCCCCGGCGCCATTGCCATTGACCTGACCGCTGAGGACTTCGAAAATGTGACCGGCGTGGGGCGGGCAGTCGACGCAGACGGCGAGGTAGTCGGCGTCCTGATCAGCGCGGCTTCCAAGGGCTACCATGGCCCGGTTCCTGTCACGGTCGGCTTCAGCCTCTCGGGAGAAATTACAGGCCTTTTGGTGGACGCCTCGGAAGAGACAGCCGGCCTGGGCCAGGAAGTAGGCGACGCCTCCTTCACGGATCAATTCATCGGACGCACTACCGATGACAAATTCTCGGTCGACTTTGTCAGCGCCGCCACCATTTCCTCGGTTTCCGTTGTCAAGTCAGTCAAGCTGGCGTCAGCTGTATTTGACGCTTTTATGGGGAAGGGAGGCGACTAG